Proteins found in one Micromonospora sp. WMMD1082 genomic segment:
- a CDS encoding M36 family metallopeptidase, with amino-acid sequence MPLRPVPSRARRSGALLLSTVLVASLTSIVAKPASAAPEAGAAQNPIFLTGPNEGSPEEIAIRYLRTNPTPHGVTTADLADLAVLSSYTSRHNGVTHVNLTQRHRELEVFGATATVNIARDGSVVFVGDTLVSGLSGNASGTADLDAVQAVEAAAEALDLADPASPRVMSRAGGPAQRTVVSGSGISDEPIPAKLGWQPTGDGLRLAWQLVIDDASDVHLWNATVDAETGDLLGADDWTTQENVAELSTTLGHVSGRGLAHRHNHNHNHGHGHGGKLGTPDPVQDGSAYRVYGYPTESPNDGPRRLVTNPADGLASPYGWHDTDGAPGPEFTTTQGNNVHAYQDQDNNNAADFGSSPDGGPSLNFDFPLDLTENPQSYRDAATANLFYWNNIIHDVSYRYGFDEASGNFQANNYGRGGVGGDYVHAEAADGGGTNNANFSTPAVDGVGTPRMQMYLWPGNQFGAQNQVVLDGVGSFDAGWARYSPAPTNAGLPGRQFVYAGTGCATAAYPDSLPAGGWIAVVDGGTTACTYLLRTQVAESLGADAVVVAHNAAGAAPVLTGAMTTAPVTIAAVAVTQADGAAIKAAIADGTVTGSVRKHPDHPGMRDGDLDAGIVIHEYGHGISNRLTGGPGINCLSGNEQMGEGWSDYFAVTTLLDPRLDTADGSRGLVPYILYQDDRSGAGLRPRPYSRNMQIQPFTYDSIKTGGWLDGATLAAPHGIGHGWAAVLWDVTWDLIDRHGLNPNVYGPWHSGGNNLSMQLVMDGLKLQGCGPGFVVGRDAIIAADAALTGGDNACTLWASFARRGLGYSAVQGTTNRDDNTEAFDTHPSCQGDFDGRSAQPALNRAKAGSAAPMTFTLAANRGLDILASGSPYSRLVDCDTLETVNPDGSITPRPVPVPAVNPGRSKLSANAKGRYNYVWKTDPSWAGTCREFVLTLDDGFQFRAYFRFTG; translated from the coding sequence GTGCCCCTACGACCCGTACCGTCCCGTGCCCGACGCAGCGGCGCGTTGCTGCTGTCCACGGTCCTCGTCGCCAGCCTGACCTCGATCGTCGCGAAGCCCGCCTCGGCCGCCCCGGAGGCAGGCGCCGCGCAGAACCCGATCTTCCTCACCGGGCCCAACGAGGGCTCGCCGGAAGAGATCGCCATCCGCTACCTGCGGACCAATCCCACCCCGCACGGCGTGACCACGGCCGACCTCGCTGACCTTGCCGTGCTGTCCAGCTACACCAGCCGCCACAACGGGGTCACCCACGTCAACCTCACCCAGCGGCACCGGGAGCTGGAGGTCTTCGGCGCCACCGCGACGGTCAACATCGCCCGCGACGGCAGCGTCGTCTTCGTCGGTGACACGCTGGTGTCCGGCCTGTCGGGCAACGCCTCCGGCACGGCGGACCTCGACGCCGTGCAGGCGGTCGAGGCGGCGGCCGAGGCACTCGACCTGGCCGACCCGGCCAGCCCACGGGTGATGAGCCGGGCCGGCGGCCCCGCCCAACGCACCGTGGTGAGCGGCAGCGGCATCTCCGACGAGCCGATCCCGGCGAAGCTGGGCTGGCAGCCGACCGGCGACGGGCTCCGCCTGGCGTGGCAACTGGTGATCGACGACGCCTCCGACGTGCACCTGTGGAACGCCACCGTCGACGCCGAGACCGGTGACCTGCTGGGCGCCGACGACTGGACCACCCAGGAGAACGTGGCCGAGCTGTCCACCACGCTCGGGCACGTGTCCGGCCGAGGGCTGGCGCACCGCCACAACCACAACCACAACCACGGCCACGGCCACGGCGGGAAGTTGGGCACGCCCGACCCCGTCCAGGACGGCTCGGCCTACCGGGTCTACGGCTACCCGACCGAGAGCCCGAACGACGGCCCCCGCCGCCTGGTGACCAACCCGGCCGACGGGCTCGCCTCACCGTACGGCTGGCACGACACCGACGGCGCGCCGGGCCCCGAGTTCACCACCACCCAGGGCAACAACGTCCACGCCTACCAGGACCAGGACAACAACAACGCGGCGGACTTCGGCAGCAGCCCGGACGGCGGGCCGTCGCTGAACTTCGACTTCCCGCTCGACCTGACCGAGAACCCGCAGAGCTACCGGGACGCCGCCACCGCGAACCTGTTCTACTGGAACAACATCATCCACGACGTCTCGTACCGCTACGGCTTCGACGAGGCGTCGGGGAACTTCCAGGCCAACAACTACGGCCGGGGTGGCGTCGGCGGTGACTACGTCCACGCCGAGGCGGCCGACGGCGGCGGTACGAACAACGCGAACTTCTCCACCCCGGCGGTGGACGGTGTGGGCACCCCGCGAATGCAGATGTACCTGTGGCCCGGCAACCAGTTCGGCGCCCAGAACCAGGTCGTGCTGGACGGGGTGGGCTCGTTCGACGCCGGCTGGGCGCGGTACAGCCCGGCGCCCACCAACGCCGGCCTGCCGGGACGCCAGTTCGTGTACGCCGGCACCGGCTGCGCCACGGCCGCGTACCCGGACAGCCTGCCGGCCGGCGGCTGGATCGCCGTGGTCGACGGCGGCACGACGGCCTGCACCTACCTCCTGCGTACCCAGGTCGCCGAGTCCCTCGGTGCCGACGCGGTGGTGGTCGCGCACAACGCCGCCGGTGCCGCGCCGGTGCTGACCGGCGCCATGACGACCGCACCGGTCACCATCGCGGCGGTCGCGGTGACCCAGGCCGACGGGGCCGCCATCAAGGCCGCGATCGCCGATGGCACCGTCACGGGTTCGGTACGCAAGCACCCCGACCACCCCGGCATGCGCGACGGCGACCTCGACGCCGGGATCGTCATCCACGAGTACGGCCACGGCATCTCCAACCGGCTCACCGGTGGGCCGGGCATCAATTGCCTCAGCGGCAACGAGCAGATGGGCGAGGGTTGGAGCGACTACTTCGCGGTCACCACGCTGCTCGACCCGAGGCTCGACACGGCCGACGGTTCGCGTGGCCTGGTGCCGTACATCCTCTACCAGGACGACCGCAGCGGCGCCGGCCTGCGGCCCCGGCCCTACTCGCGGAACATGCAGATCCAGCCGTTCACCTACGACAGCATCAAGACCGGTGGGTGGCTGGACGGCGCCACCCTGGCCGCGCCGCACGGCATCGGGCACGGCTGGGCCGCCGTGCTGTGGGACGTGACCTGGGACCTGATCGACCGGCACGGCCTGAACCCGAACGTCTACGGCCCCTGGCACAGCGGCGGCAACAACCTCTCCATGCAACTGGTGATGGACGGGCTCAAGTTGCAGGGCTGCGGCCCGGGCTTCGTCGTCGGCCGCGACGCCATCATCGCCGCCGACGCCGCCCTCACCGGCGGCGACAACGCCTGCACGCTGTGGGCCTCGTTCGCCCGCCGCGGCCTCGGCTACAGCGCCGTGCAGGGCACCACCAACCGGGACGACAACACCGAGGCGTTCGACACCCACCCGTCCTGCCAGGGTGACTTCGACGGCCGCTCCGCGCAGCCGGCCCTCAACAGGGCGAAGGCCGGCAGCGCCGCACCGATGACGTTCACCCTGGCCGCCAACCGTGGCCTGGACATCCTCGCCAGCGGGTCGCCCTACTCCCGGCTGGTCGACTGCGACACCCTGGAGACCGTCAACCCCGACGGGTCGATCACCCCGCGACCCGTTCCCGTCCCGGCCGTCAACCCGGGCAGGTCGAAGCTGTCGGCCAACGCCAAGGGCAGGTACAACTACGTGTGGAAGACCGACCCGAGCTGGGCCGGCACCTGCCGTGAGTTCGTCCTGACCCTCGACGACGGCTTCCAGTTCCGCGCCTACTTCAGGTTCACCGGCTGA